Proteins from one Malania oleifera isolate guangnan ecotype guangnan chromosome 4, ASM2987363v1, whole genome shotgun sequence genomic window:
- the LOC131152760 gene encoding uncharacterized protein LOC131152760 translates to MHVSPPHRRRGRTTQLRIQRRRPERAVYDDGDWGLAINLKRDGTEDYNRSWSIKSNYTRFNFVFEPSKIWFYSSNNPLLLDGVQHQAWVLQIQKNWKWEAYDVDTTKLLTA, encoded by the exons ATGCACGTCTCTCCACCACACAGAAGGAGAGGAAGAACTACACAGCTCCGAATCCAAAGAAGAAGACCAGAGCGCGCAG TGTACGATGATGGCGACTGGGGATTGGCGATTAACCTTAAGCGTGATGGTACTGAAGACTACAATAGATCGTGGAGTATAAAGAGCAATTATACACGCTTTAATTTTGTTTTTGAGCCAAGTAAAATTTGGTTTTACTCCTCAAATAATCCATTGTTGCTGGACGGAGTGCAGCACCAAGCATGGGTTCTCCAGATTCAGAAGAATTGGAAATGGGAGGCGTACGACGTGGATACAACTAAACTTTTAACGGCCTGA